A single genomic interval of Cucumis sativus cultivar 9930 chromosome 7, Cucumber_9930_V3, whole genome shotgun sequence harbors:
- the LOC101219912 gene encoding gibberellin receptor GID1B-like: MAGSNEVNLNESKRVVPLNTWVLISNFKLAYTILRRADGTFNRELAEYLERKVPANVFPVDGVFSFDHVDRASGLLNRVYQLAPENEAKWGIIDLEKPLSTTKVVPVILFFHGGSFAHSSANSAIYDTFCRRIVSVCKAVVVSVNYRRSPEHRYPCAYEDGWAALKWVKSKTWLQSGKDSKVHVYLAGDSSGGNIAHHVAVRAAEEDIEVLGNILLHPMFGGEKRTESEKKLDGKYFVTIQDRDWYWRAYLPEGEDRDHPACNIFGPKAKSLVGLDFPKSLVVVAGLDLMQDWQLAYVQGLKDSGHNVKLLFLEQATIGFYFLPNNEHFYCLMEEINNFLNP, encoded by the exons ATGGCTGGGAGTAATGAAGTCAACCTTAATGAATCTAAG AGGGTTGTTCCACTGAATACATGGGTGCTTATCTCCAATTTCAAGCTAGCTTACACCATCCTCCGCCGTGCGGATGGAACATTCAACCGTGAGTTAGCCGAGTATCTCGAGCGTAAAGTTCCGGCGAATGTGTTTCCGGTTGATGGGGTTTTCTCATTTGATCACGTCGATCGAGCTTCTGGTCTTCTCAATCGAGTTTATCAGCTGGCCCCGGAAAATGAAGCTAAATGGGGCATCATTGATCTTGAGAAGCCTTTAAGCACTACAAAAGTTGTTCCTGTCATTCTGTTTTTTCATGGTGGCAGTTTTGCTCATTCATCAGCCAACAGTGCTATCTATGACACCTTTTGCCGCCGGATTGTAAGCGTTTGCAAGGCAGTTGTAGTCTCGGTTAACTACCGGCGATCGCCTGAACACCGATATCCATGTGCCTACGAAGATGGCTGGGCTGCTCTCAAATGGGTTAAATCAAAAACATGGTTGCAAAGTGGGAAGGATTCCAAGGTTCATGTGTATTTGGCTGGAGACAGTTCTGGTGGCAACATTGCTCATCATGTTGCTGTGAGGGCAGCTGAAGAAGACATCGAGGTACTAGGCAACATCCTTCTTCACCCGATGTTTGGAGGCGAAAAGAGAACCGAATCGGAGAAGAAACTCGACGGCAAATACTTTGTAACCATTCAAGACCGAGATTGGTACTGGAGAGCTTATCTCCCTGAAGGAGAAGACAGAGATCATCCAGCTTGTAACATTTTTGGCCCCAAAGCCAAAAGCCTAGTAGGACTTGACTTCCCTAAAAGTTTAGTCGTTGTCGCCGGTTTGGATCTAATGCAAGATTGGCAACTCGCATATGTGCAAGGCCTAAAAGACTCCGGTCATAATGTGAAACTCCTCTTCCTCGAGCAGGCGACAATTGGGTTTTACTTCTTGCCAAACAATGAACATTTCTACTGTCTAATGGAAGAGATAAACAACTTCCTCAACCCTTAA